In Altererythrobacter rubellus, the following are encoded in one genomic region:
- a CDS encoding acyl carrier protein codes for MDRAEVDTKIRSLIESFNKKGVEIADETTFANDLEFDSLTVMDFVAEIEDAFDIIISMNQQAEIENFGQLIDAVTKLKDL; via the coding sequence ATGGACCGTGCTGAAGTCGATACGAAGATCCGCTCGTTAATTGAATCTTTTAACAAAAAAGGTGTCGAGATTGCTGACGAGACGACGTTTGCCAATGATCTGGAGTTTGACAGTTTGACTGTCATGGATTTCGTGGCAGAGATCGAAGACGCATTCGATATCATCATCAGCATGAATCAACAGGCCGAGATCGAAAATTTCGGGCAGTTGATTGATGCCGTTACCAAACTTAAGGACTTGTAA
- a CDS encoding response regulator, giving the protein MAKRILVVEDNDLNRKLFCDVLKANGFEVEPLADGTAALDTARQTSPDLILMDIQLSEVSGVELIEQAKQDLNLQSIPILAVTAYAAKGDEERIRAAGAAGYLSKPVSIGPFMAAVKELLPE; this is encoded by the coding sequence GTGGCAAAGAGAATCCTTGTTGTCGAGGATAACGACCTAAACCGGAAATTGTTCTGCGACGTGCTCAAAGCAAATGGCTTCGAGGTGGAACCGCTTGCCGACGGCACGGCTGCACTCGATACTGCGCGTCAGACTTCTCCTGATCTCATCCTGATGGATATCCAGCTTTCCGAAGTATCTGGCGTCGAATTGATAGAGCAAGCCAAGCAAGATTTGAACCTTCAGTCGATCCCTATCCTTGCCGTTACCGCCTATGCTGCCAAAGGCGATGAAGAACGCATCCGTGCAGCCGGCGCGGCCGGTTATCTGTCTAAGCCCGTATCGATTGGGCCGTTTATGGCAGCTGTTAAGGAACTCCTGCCTGAGTAA
- a CDS encoding DUF3572 family protein codes for MDPQTLTLAALGWILEDEARAQRFLTLTGLDPDTLRVGLTNPAVLAAVVEFLGNHEPDLICASEALAVAPDELVRAGQELGR; via the coding sequence ATGGACCCGCAAACGCTCACACTTGCAGCGCTTGGCTGGATCCTGGAAGACGAAGCGCGAGCACAACGGTTTCTGACATTGACGGGCCTTGATCCAGACACGCTTCGTGTCGGCTTGACCAATCCTGCAGTGTTGGCCGCCGTGGTCGAATTCCTCGGCAATCACGAGCCAGATCTCATTTGTGCATCAGAAGCATTGGCCGTTGCGCCAGATGAACTGGTCAGAGCAGGACAGGAGCTGGGCCGATGA
- a CDS encoding HAD family hydrolase encodes MSRPLVISDCDEVLLHMVAPFKQWLEESQGVRFELKGNNFATAMKWADSGETLAQEDIWKFLGGFFDTEMHRQMPIDGAVNGINRVAEAADVVILTNLNDDRQAKRTSQLAEVGINARVFTNQGPKGPALQAILDEFRPSKAIFIDDLPQHHHSASETVPGISRLHMCGEPMIADHIDCAHKAGHAHARIDRWDEALPWLLEELERDPR; translated from the coding sequence ATGAGTCGTCCCTTGGTAATTAGCGATTGCGACGAGGTGCTGTTGCACATGGTTGCACCCTTCAAGCAATGGCTGGAAGAGAGCCAGGGGGTGCGGTTCGAGCTGAAGGGCAACAACTTCGCTACAGCCATGAAATGGGCAGATAGCGGGGAAACGCTGGCGCAAGAGGATATCTGGAAATTCCTTGGCGGGTTCTTTGATACGGAAATGCATCGTCAAATGCCGATTGACGGCGCGGTAAATGGCATCAACCGGGTGGCAGAAGCGGCCGATGTGGTCATTCTTACGAATCTCAACGATGACCGCCAAGCCAAACGCACCAGTCAGCTGGCCGAAGTTGGCATAAATGCGCGGGTGTTCACGAACCAGGGCCCCAAAGGGCCAGCGCTTCAGGCTATTCTTGATGAATTCCGGCCGAGCAAAGCGATCTTTATCGATGATTTGCCGCAGCATCATCATTCAGCATCAGAGACTGTGCCAGGCATCTCGCGCTTACATATGTGCGGCGAACCGATGATCGCAGATCATATCGATTGCGCGCACAAGGCCGGTCATGCACATGCGCGGATCGACCGCTGGGACGAGGCCTTGCCCTGGCTATTGGAAGAATTGGAAAGGGACCCGCGATGA
- a CDS encoding RidA family protein, whose amino-acid sequence MSIEARLQELGIVLPEAAAPVASYVPVVVQGGFAHVSGQLPFIDGELVTGRLGEDISVEAGTAAARACGLMILAQLKAAGVLEKVERVVKLGGFVSSTAEFSDQPKVINGASDLMLDVFGEIGKHARAAVGVPALPLGAAVEVDAIIALAD is encoded by the coding sequence ATGAGTATCGAAGCGCGTTTGCAGGAATTGGGAATTGTTCTGCCAGAAGCGGCAGCGCCGGTAGCAAGCTATGTACCTGTCGTGGTGCAAGGCGGATTTGCACATGTCTCTGGCCAGCTACCATTTATCGATGGAGAGCTGGTGACCGGGCGGCTTGGCGAGGACATCTCGGTAGAGGCAGGCACGGCAGCAGCGCGTGCTTGCGGGCTCATGATCCTGGCACAATTGAAGGCCGCCGGGGTGCTTGAAAAGGTTGAGCGTGTGGTGAAATTGGGCGGATTTGTAAGCTCAACTGCAGAGTTCTCCGACCAGCCAAAGGTTATCAATGGCGCTTCTGATCTGATGCTGGACGTATTCGGGGAAATCGGAAAGCATGCGCGCGCGGCTGTTGGCGTTCCTGCACTGCCTCTGGGTGCCGCCGTCGAAGTCGATGCGATCATCGCGCTTGCTGATTAA
- a CDS encoding glycerophosphodiester phosphodiesterase family protein, translating to MRRRAVPDWLTRWEYTHRGLHGNGVPENSLMGARLAIDAGFGIECDIQRSADGTAMVFHDWTLDRLTEAEGQTEASRKDELEAISYRESDEHIATLADLLALVAGRAPLLIEIKSKTGYDIEKSCEAVAAALASYSGEHAIMSFDPRVARWFRKHSPLTCVGLVMREDEHGYTQSAWQRRMAYWIALPDFIAYHIAALPSHWVERLRKKGLPVLTWTVNSPETRRRALSRADALISEGAGLA from the coding sequence ATGAGGCGGCGCGCTGTACCTGACTGGTTGACGCGGTGGGAATATACCCATCGCGGCCTGCACGGGAACGGCGTGCCAGAAAACTCGCTGATGGGCGCGCGGCTCGCGATCGACGCGGGGTTCGGCATCGAATGCGATATCCAACGCAGCGCAGATGGAACGGCGATGGTGTTCCATGATTGGACGTTGGATCGCTTGACCGAAGCGGAGGGGCAAACTGAAGCGAGCAGGAAGGATGAGCTTGAAGCGATCAGCTATCGCGAAAGTGACGAGCATATCGCAACGCTGGCCGATCTGCTCGCACTGGTCGCAGGTCGTGCCCCGCTGCTGATCGAGATCAAATCGAAGACGGGCTACGACATAGAGAAATCCTGCGAGGCGGTCGCGGCCGCGTTGGCGAGCTACTCCGGCGAGCATGCCATCATGAGTTTTGATCCACGCGTCGCCCGTTGGTTCCGCAAGCATTCACCGCTTACATGCGTTGGACTTGTGATGCGTGAAGATGAGCACGGATACACGCAATCGGCGTGGCAACGGAGAATGGCTTATTGGATCGCGCTGCCAGACTTCATTGCCTACCACATTGCTGCCTTGCCCAGCCACTGGGTCGAGCGGTTGCGGAAAAAAGGCCTGCCAGTGCTAACCTGGACCGTCAATTCACCTGAGACGCGTCGGCGCGCGCTGAGCCGAGCGGATGCCTTGATCAGCGAAGGGGCAGGTTTGGCGTGA